The Marinoscillum sp. 108 genome has a segment encoding these proteins:
- a CDS encoding aspartyl protease family protein, which translates to MIHQSLGIGGYLLFEDYMLLTWLRFIPFSKRLLLVLILGCMMGTRASSQERIGFFMPDGVNMVEIKFEQYSNLIVIPITINNFLTLKFILDTGAESAILTEKVFGDILGLTYVRDIQIQGPGLIDSLQAFVATGIRMSMPGGIQGKGLNMLVLKEDYLELNKNLGEEIYGIIGYEVFNRFVINIDYDERILRIYRPESFKPRKWDTAIPMTVYNTKPFINMQITQDGKKDTVKLMVDSGASHALLLDVDNTDDLKRPEKVILTRLGHGLGGEIPGHLGRMNTCLIGDFSFEDVLVSIPISGAYIKAIKRGSRHGTLGGDLLSRFDVTFDYPNETLYLRKGQTFNDAFEANMSGMIIAAEGKKLDSLVVSDVNEDTPATEVDIRRGDVILKINGLNLQNSSVSEINAMLRKKDGLKIRLVIWRDGRKMKKTFRLKRMI; encoded by the coding sequence TTGATCCATCAATCACTAGGGATTGGTGGTTATTTGTTGTTTGAAGATTATATGCTCCTAACCTGGCTACGTTTCATCCCATTCTCTAAGCGTTTGTTGTTGGTACTCATCCTCGGGTGCATGATGGGCACACGTGCCTCCTCTCAAGAGCGCATTGGGTTTTTCATGCCAGATGGAGTCAATATGGTGGAGATCAAGTTTGAGCAGTACAGCAACCTGATCGTCATCCCCATCACCATCAATAATTTCCTTACCCTCAAATTTATTCTGGACACGGGAGCAGAATCCGCGATACTTACCGAAAAGGTTTTTGGAGACATTCTGGGTCTCACTTACGTGCGCGACATTCAGATACAAGGGCCCGGTTTGATCGACTCCCTTCAGGCATTTGTAGCCACGGGTATCCGCATGTCTATGCCCGGCGGCATACAAGGCAAAGGGCTGAATATGTTGGTGCTCAAAGAAGACTATCTGGAGCTGAACAAAAACCTTGGAGAGGAAATCTATGGGATCATTGGTTACGAAGTGTTCAATCGGTTTGTGATCAACATAGACTATGATGAAAGGATCCTGCGGATCTACCGCCCGGAGTCCTTCAAGCCCAGAAAGTGGGACACGGCCATCCCAATGACCGTTTACAATACCAAGCCTTTTATCAATATGCAAATTACCCAGGATGGTAAAAAAGATACAGTGAAGCTCATGGTCGATTCTGGTGCCAGCCATGCCTTACTATTAGATGTGGACAATACAGATGATCTCAAGCGACCAGAAAAAGTGATCCTCACCAGACTGGGACACGGCCTGGGAGGTGAAATTCCAGGGCACCTCGGGCGCATGAACACTTGTCTCATTGGGGACTTTTCCTTTGAGGATGTACTGGTATCCATCCCCATCAGCGGAGCCTACATCAAAGCCATCAAACGGGGATCCAGGCATGGGACCCTAGGGGGTGACCTGCTTTCAAGATTTGATGTTACTTTCGATTATCCAAACGAAACCCTCTACCTGCGCAAAGGGCAAACTTTTAATGACGCTTTTGAGGCCAATATGAGTGGGATGATTATTGCGGCAGAAGGTAAAAAACTTGACAGCCTGGTAGTGTCAGACGTGAATGAGGATACACCGGCTACGGAAGTCGACATTAGGCGGGGAGATGTCATTCTCAAAATCAACGGACTCAACCTCCAGAATTCTTCTGTCTCCGAAATCAACGCGATGCTCAGAAAAAAGGATGGCTTGAAAATACGGCTCGTCATTTGGCGTGATGGACGAAAAATGAAAAAAACATTTCGCCTGAAACGAATGATATGA